A DNA window from Choristoneura fumiferana chromosome 24, NRCan_CFum_1, whole genome shotgun sequence contains the following coding sequences:
- the IleRS-m gene encoding LOW QUALITY PROTEIN: isoleucyl-tRNA synthetase, mitochondrial (The sequence of the model RefSeq protein was modified relative to this genomic sequence to represent the inferred CDS: inserted 1 base in 1 codon), which yields MLCCRKYKVFHSNYKDILTKCVPIGYLRMKSTAKPRTKVYSHTILFPKTDFPARSNSAKKDEIEKTAKFAELYNWQRKHLKGPEFVLHDGPPYANGDLHMGHAVNKIIKDINNRYQILQGNKVHYVPGWDCHGLPIELKALQQTKKAKKNEPSDPVEIRETARAFALETIERQKEQFISWGVMADWDKQCYKTLDNSYVKKQLELFYEMYEAGLIFRALKPVYWSPSSRTALAEAELEYDPQFKSTEAYVSFPLEEIPEALKDVVKGDTLSAIIWTTTPWTLPANRAICFNPSLVYSVVALDGLPGRFLVAAGLLPELQRSLGRGVVSVAEFEGQLLRGARYRHAALGRSSPLLGRSFPLLGAAHVSATKGTGLVHTAPAHGPEDFLVGLEHNIPVECNVDESGLYSNLGPGLDGLPALGAGQEAVLAMLGPQLLRRGTLAHSHPLDWRTKRPVILRASEQWFVHTDKLKTRALEAIEQVQILPAATAAQSRLGFRSRVXARAYWCVSRQRAWGVPIPCLYHNGRPILDRRIIDRLYSLLETRGPDAWWSSRVAELLPRGLAQQLGLQGGAVTKGTDIMDIWLDSGSSWLTLPASGQQPAAALYCEGVDQLTGWFQSSLLTSVAVTGRAPYECIFVHGFVVDSQRRKMSKSVGNVVAPADVIRGGDKQPAYGIDTLRWWVASHGTQHTQIIVSKQLLDDCQAEVIRLRAILKYLLGVIDLHPQQFQQKPPLNYLDKYMIAETYKFRSEVKESYKELRFNNAVQSILFFVSNKVSALYCHCVKDRLYCAPKDSKSRLAAQLVAHTILASLCKTIGPILPHLVEEAWQYHPLYEKPYFYTQNIPVLSEISVDTSKMETVLELKKDICAVTKNENLKRYAVNIKLNPNLFCVLDELNKVDDLDESVLCEILEVSAVSLEEDASVGKWEVSVVESRRDQCLRCRKYNAADNTDKCLRCEKAVSLS from the exons ATGTTATGTTGTagaaaatataaagtttttcaCTCAAACTATAAGGATATCTTAACAAAATGTGTCCCAATAGGATACTTACGAATGAAAAGCACAGCCAAACCGAGAACTAAAGTATACTCCCATACAATCCTATTCCCGAAAACAGATTTCCCCGCACGGTCTAACAGCGCCAAAAAAGATGAAATTGAAAAG ACCGCAAAATTTGCTGAACTGTATAACTGGCAAAGGAAGCACCTGAAGGGCCCAGAGTTCGTGTTACACGATGGGCCACCTTACGCCAACGGGGACTTGCATATGGGACACGCTGTCAACAAG ATAATAAAAGACATAAACAATCGGTACCAAATCCTGCAAGGCAACAAAGTGCACTATGTCCCCGGTTGGGACTGCCACGGGCTCCCCATTGAGCTCAAAGCCCTCCAGCAGACCAAAAAAGCCAAAAAGAACGAACCTTCAGACCCCGTGGAGATACGAGAAACTGCACGAGCATTTGCTCTGGAAACTATTGAGCGGCAAAAGGAACAGTTTATTAGTTGGGGGGTGATGGCCGACTGGGACAAACAGTGCTACAAGACTCTAGATAATAGCTATGTTAAGAAGCAGCTGGAGTTGTTCTACGAGATGTATGAGGCTGGCTTGATTTTCAGAGCTCTGAAGCCTGTTTATTGGTCTCCGTCCTCGCG AACTGCCCTGGCAGAAGCGGAGTTGGAGTATGATCCTCAATTCAAGAGCACAGAGGCGTATGTCTCCTTTCCCCTCGAGGAAATTCCTGAAGCCCTGAAAGATGTAGTCAAGGG TGATACGCTATCAGCTATAATCTGGACGACGACCCCGTGGACGCTGCCGGCCAACCGCGCCATCTGCTTCAACCCTTCGCTGGTGTACAGCGTGGTGGCGCTGGACGGGCTGCCGGGGCGCTTCCTGGTGGCCGCCGGGCTGCTGCCGGAGCTGCAGAGGAGCCTCGGACGGGGGGTCGTCTCCGTCGCTGAGTTTGAAG GCCAGCTGCTGCGGGGCGCGCGCTACCGGCACGCGGCGCTGGGCCGCTCGAGCCCACTGCTGGGCCGCTcgttcccactgctgggcgcggCGCACGTGTCCGCCACCAAGGGCACGGGGCTGGTGCACACGGCGCCCGCGCACGGCCCCGAAGACTTCCTCGTGGGGCTCGAACACAACATCCCTGTG GAATGCAACGTGGACGAGTCCGGTCTGTACAGCAACCTGGGCCCGGGTCTGGACGGGCTGCCGGCGCTGGGCGCGGGGCAGGAGGCCGTGCTGGCCATGCTGGGCCCGCAGCTGCTGCGGCGCGGGACGCTGGCCCACTCCCACCCGCTGGACTGGCGCACCAAGAGGCCCGTCATACTGAGGGCCAGCGAACAGTGGTTCGTGCACACGGATAAGCTGAAGACGAGGGCTCTG GAAGCCATAGAGCAGGTTCAGATCCTGCCAGCGGCGACGGCGGCGCAGTCGCGGCTAGGGTTCCGCAGCCGCG GGGCGCGGGCCTACTGGTGCGTGTCGCGCCAGCGCGCCTGGGGCGTGCCCATACCCTGTCTGTACCATAACGGGCGGCCCATACTGGACAG GCGCATAATCGACCGGCTGTATTCCCTGCTGGAGACGCGGGGGCCTGACGCCTGGTGGAGCAGCCGCGTGGCCGAGCTGCTGCCGCGGGGCCTGGCGCAGCAGTTGGGGCTCCAGGGGGGGGCCGTCACCAAGGGGACG GACATAATGGACATCTGGCTGGACTCCGGCTCTTCCTGGCTGACTCTGCCCGCGTCGGGGCAGCAGCCGGCCGCCGCGCTGTACTGCGAGGGAGTGGACCAGCTGACAGGCTGGTTCCAGAGCTCGCTGCTGACGAGCGTCGCCGTCACCGGCCGCGCGCCTTACGA GTGCATCTTCGTGCACGGATTCGTGGTGGACAGCCAGCGCCGCAAAATGTCCAAGTCGGTCGGGAACGTGGTCGCGCCCGCGGACGTCATACGCGGCGGGGACAAACAGCCCGCCTACGGGATCGACACGCTACG GTGGTGGGTAGCGAGTCACGGCACTCAGCACACTCAAATCATCGTCAGCAAACAACTGCTCGACGACTGCCAAGCGGAAGTCATCAGGCTACGCGCCATATTGAAGTACCTGCTCGGAGTCATCGACCTCCATCCGCAACAGTTCCAACAAAAACCACCATTAAATTACCTAGACAAATACATGATCGCTGAAACTTACAAATTTCGTAGCGAAGTCAAAGAAAGCTATAAAGAATTACGATTCAATAATGCAGTACAATCAATATTGTTTTTCGTTAGCAATAAAGTGTCCGCTCTGTATTGCCACTGTGTGAAAGACAGGCTGTATTGCGCTCCAAAAGATTCAAAATCTAGGTTGGCAGCTCAGCTAGTAGCACATACTATTCTGGCTAGCCTGTGCAAAACTATAGGTCCCATTTTACCCCATTTGGTCGAAGAAGCCTGGCAATACCATCCTTTGTatgaaaaaccatatttttacaCCCAAAATATTCCCGTTTTAAGCGAAATATCAGTCGATACGTCCAAAATGGAGACGGTTTTAGAGTTAAAGAAAGATATCTGTGCTGTAACTAAGAATGAAAATCTGAAAAGGTACGCAGTGAATATTAAATTGAATCCTAATTTGTTTTGCGTTTTGGATGAGTTGAATAAAGTTGATGATTTGGATGAGAGTGTCTTGTGCGAGATCCTGGAAGTGTCGGCTGTGTCGCTGGAGGAGGACGCGAGTGTCGGCAAGTGGGAAGTCAGTGTTGTGGAGAGCCGCCGCGACCAGTGTCTGCGGTGTCGGAAGTATAACGCTGCGGACAACACTGATAAGTGCTTGAGATGTGAAAAGGCTGTAAGTTTGAGTTGA